Proteins encoded by one window of Vibrio algicola:
- a CDS encoding NAD-dependent succinate-semialdehyde dehydrogenase, which translates to MNHIKNKTLLAAMLTEGKGLSVFNPFDDSLLAIVKTVNQAQVEDEVLELEVGQVEWQKRSAQDRSNLLKRWHQLILENIDDLARIITLEGGKPLKEALGEVRYGASFIEWFAEEGRRAYGSTIPSPSSDRTLLTVKQAIGVAAAITPWNFPLAMITRKAAPALAAGCSFICKPSELTPLTAIAVTELAYQAGIPKDVLRMVIGDAHDIGEAFTYHSSVRKFSFTGSTLVGRKLQMQCASTIKRTSMELGGNAPFVVFDDADIDSAVQGAIASKFRNAGQTCVCSNRFYVQDSVYDEFVEKLVTAVDKLTVGNGLDDSTDIGPLITLQAKQRVSDLIREAKGRGAKQINKEVQLDGQFVAPTVLVDVEHDRPLVQGEIFGPVLPIIRFSDEDEMIKMANDTIYGLAAYFYSQNMNRIWRVAHNLEYGMVGVNEGIISTEVAPFGGVKQSGKGREGGKEGLEEYLETKYVCIGGLTN; encoded by the coding sequence ATGAATCACATAAAAAATAAAACACTTCTGGCTGCAATGCTAACAGAAGGGAAAGGGCTATCAGTATTCAACCCATTTGATGATAGTTTGCTGGCTATCGTCAAAACGGTCAATCAAGCCCAAGTTGAAGATGAAGTTTTAGAGCTTGAAGTCGGCCAGGTTGAATGGCAAAAACGTTCCGCTCAAGATCGCTCAAATTTGCTTAAGCGTTGGCATCAGTTAATTCTTGAAAATATAGACGACTTAGCGCGCATTATTACGCTTGAAGGTGGCAAACCACTAAAAGAAGCATTAGGGGAAGTTCGATACGGCGCATCATTTATTGAATGGTTTGCTGAAGAAGGACGCCGTGCTTATGGTTCGACCATTCCTTCGCCCTCTAGTGACCGAACCTTGCTGACGGTTAAACAAGCGATTGGTGTCGCTGCGGCGATTACACCCTGGAATTTCCCATTAGCGATGATCACCCGTAAGGCTGCCCCTGCATTAGCCGCTGGTTGCAGCTTTATTTGTAAGCCGTCTGAATTAACACCATTAACGGCGATTGCGGTGACGGAATTGGCTTATCAAGCGGGCATTCCGAAAGACGTACTGCGCATGGTGATTGGCGATGCGCATGATATTGGCGAAGCGTTTACTTATCACTCTTCGGTTCGAAAATTTTCGTTTACGGGGTCGACGTTAGTTGGGCGTAAACTGCAAATGCAATGTGCTTCAACCATTAAACGAACCTCGATGGAGCTTGGCGGTAATGCGCCTTTTGTGGTGTTTGATGATGCCGATATTGATAGTGCGGTACAAGGTGCCATCGCGAGTAAATTTCGTAATGCTGGGCAAACCTGTGTCTGCTCCAATCGGTTCTATGTACAAGACAGCGTTTATGATGAATTTGTTGAAAAACTCGTCACTGCGGTTGATAAACTGACCGTGGGTAACGGTTTAGATGACAGTACGGATATAGGCCCACTTATTACCCTACAAGCCAAGCAAAGAGTGTCGGATCTGATCCGTGAAGCGAAAGGGCGAGGGGCCAAGCAAATTAATAAAGAAGTGCAGTTAGATGGACAATTTGTTGCGCCTACCGTTTTGGTCGATGTTGAACATGATCGTCCATTAGTGCAGGGGGAAATCTTTGGTCCTGTATTGCCGATAATTCGTTTTAGCGATGAAGATGAAATGATCAAGATGGCCAATGATACGATTTATGGTTTAGCCGCCTATTTTTATAGTCAAAATATGAACCGTATTTGGCGAGTGGCGCATAACCTTGAATATGGCATGGTTGGCGTTAATGAAGGGATCATTTCAACGGAAGTGGCTCCTTTTGGCGGTGTTAAGCAATCAGGCAAGGGTCGAGAAGGCGGTAAAGAAGGGCTAGAAGAGTATCTAGAAACCAAATATGTTTGTATTGGTGGTTTGACTAACTAG
- a CDS encoding porin family protein, translating to MKKILPVITLGLLTASGASFAADTSGPYIGAGIGVGIFSAGDYADDLGSGDPKSSGVAYNVYTGYMFNRIVGVELGYNDYSTSTYDKNDIKTKPTSISLAANLGYTFDNGLRPFALIGLSSTNLHQTGNALILDKDNTAALHYGLGLDYTPASLSGVGFRIAYQIDAFSVDSDINIKNGKLKKTSYTMGAGMAYAAVSYHF from the coding sequence ATTAGGCTTGTTAACGGCTTCAGGCGCATCATTCGCAGCAGACACATCCGGCCCATACATTGGGGCGGGTATTGGGGTAGGGATCTTTAGCGCAGGTGATTACGCTGACGACCTCGGTAGCGGTGATCCTAAATCAAGTGGTGTGGCGTATAACGTTTATACCGGCTATATGTTTAACCGTATTGTTGGGGTCGAACTTGGCTACAATGATTACTCAACCTCGACTTACGACAAAAATGATATAAAAACCAAGCCAACCTCGATTTCACTCGCGGCGAATTTAGGCTATACCTTTGATAATGGCTTGCGTCCCTTTGCATTGATTGGCTTAAGTTCAACCAACCTACATCAAACAGGTAATGCTTTAATACTAGATAAAGACAATACTGCCGCTCTGCATTACGGTCTAGGGCTTGATTACACCCCAGCTAGCCTATCGGGCGTTGGCTTCCGAATTGCCTACCAAATTGATGCTTTCAGTGTAGACAGCGATATAAATATTAAAAATGGTAAGTTAAAAAAGACTTCCTACACCATGGGGGCTGGAATGGCTTACGCTGCGGTAAGTTACCATTTCTAA